The Gemmatimonadota bacterium DNA segment CTCGCGACCCGGCGCTCCGACTCATCCACAAGTTTCCGGGCGCCGCGTCCACAATTGTCCCGCACGGCTATGCATTCAATTCAAGCGGCCCGCGCCAACGGGTGCCCTTGCTCTCTAAAGAACTCTTCATGGGCGCTTCACGCCCATTTCACAGTGCAACGCCTAACCTCGGGCGAAGGCTCCGGAAACCGCCGGTGCGGCCACGCCGGTCCGGTGATCACTCTTTTGGAAGGGAGGGGATCCGATGATTTCGATGATCCCTCTGGCCTTGGGCGGCGCTCTAGCGGCAGCGTTGGTAATCCCCCTCACGGCCTGTGACGAGCATCCCGCCGAAGCGGCGGGCGCGGCGGAGTTTGCCTGGGTAGTCCCGGCCGGTGGCTCGACGAACGTGGATCCGAACGCCCCGATCGTGGTCGAGTTCACGCACGCCATGATGGCCGGGATGGAGCAGTACATCGCGCCGCACGAGGGCGACGTGACGGGACCCGTCGTCCCCGGTTCGTGGACGTGGAACCCGGCGCGCACACGCGCCATCTTCACGCCGTCGTCGCCGCTGAGGTCGGGGACCCGCTATGCCATCCATCTCGGCGGCGGAATGAAGGACGCCAGCGGCAACACGATGGGCTTCCAGCAGCACGGGCAGCACATGGGCGGGCAGTGGGCCACCGGCTCAATGATGACCGGCGGCGGAATGATGGGCGGCAACACCAGCATGATGGGTGCGGGGTGGCAGCACGCGAACGGCACCTACGGCATGGTGTTCTCGTTCACGACGTCGTAATGAAGCCGCCGCGGAG contains these protein-coding regions:
- a CDS encoding Ig-like domain-containing protein, which encodes MISMIPLALGGALAAALVIPLTACDEHPAEAAGAAEFAWVVPAGGSTNVDPNAPIVVEFTHAMMAGMEQYIAPHEGDVTGPVVPGSWTWNPARTRAIFTPSSPLRSGTRYAIHLGGGMKDASGNTMGFQQHGQHMGGQWATGSMMTGGGMMGGNTSMMGAGWQHANGTYGMVFSFTTS